One window from the genome of Pseudomonas fluorescens encodes:
- the tssA gene encoding type VI secretion system protein TssA, giving the protein MDVPLLLAAVSATSPCGEDLEYDADFLRLERDSRGQPERSMGDSILPAEPPEWRSIQQQSLDLLQRSKDLRITHFLMQSSLALEGLPGMARVLTLISELLKQYWAELHPRLDADDDNDPTVRINALAGLTSDVTIRLLRESILTRSRTFGAVSLRAAANASGLQSFPDENLGAEQLAGALLDSDPEQLEVIRAALLEARSAAEAIEQQVSDQVGSAQGVDLGPLKQPLKMALQILGQFAPQSGDDAQADPVSDNSVAPAEHVNVTSSPRNTNNSTNTVSGDINNRDDVLRSLDRILAYYTRHEPSSPLPVLLNRAKHLVHADFAAIVRNLIPDGMSQFENLRGPDSE; this is encoded by the coding sequence GTGGATGTGCCTTTGCTGCTCGCCGCCGTTTCCGCGACTTCGCCGTGTGGTGAAGATCTGGAATATGACGCGGATTTCCTGCGCCTGGAACGTGACTCCCGGGGCCAACCCGAGCGCAGCATGGGCGATTCGATCCTGCCTGCCGAACCCCCTGAATGGCGCAGCATCCAACAGCAGAGCCTGGACTTGCTGCAGCGCAGCAAAGACCTGCGCATCACCCATTTCCTGATGCAGAGCTCCCTGGCCCTCGAAGGCCTGCCGGGCATGGCCCGTGTGCTGACGCTGATCAGCGAATTGCTCAAGCAATACTGGGCCGAACTGCATCCGCGCCTGGACGCCGATGACGACAACGACCCCACCGTGCGCATCAATGCCCTCGCCGGCCTGACGTCCGATGTCACCATCCGCCTGCTGCGCGAAAGCATCCTGACCCGTTCGCGGACCTTCGGTGCCGTCAGCCTGCGCGCCGCCGCCAACGCCAGTGGCCTGCAAAGTTTCCCGGATGAAAACCTCGGTGCCGAACAGCTCGCCGGGGCCCTGCTCGACAGCGACCCCGAACAGTTGGAAGTCATCCGCGCCGCCCTGCTCGAAGCCCGCAGCGCCGCCGAAGCCATCGAGCAGCAGGTCAGCGACCAGGTCGGTTCCGCCCAAGGCGTGGACCTCGGCCCGTTGAAGCAACCGTTGAAGATGGCCCTGCAGATTCTCGGCCAGTTCGCCCCGCAGAGTGGCGACGACGCCCAGGCCGATCCCGTCAGCGACAACAGCGTAGCGCCCGCTGAGCATGTAAATGTCACAAGCTCACCGCGCAATACCAATAACAGCACCAACACCGTCAGCGGCGACATCAACAACCGCGACGACGTGCTGCGCAGCCTGGACCGGATTCTCGCGTACTACACCCGTCATGAGCCCTCCAGCCCGCTGCCGGTGCTGTTGAACCGGGCCAAGCATCTGGTGCACGCCGATTTCGCGGCCATTGTGCGCAACCTGATTCCCGACGGCATGAGTCAATTTGAAAACCTGCGCGGCCCAGACAGCGAATAA
- the tssK gene encoding type VI secretion system baseplate subunit TssK, protein MSWNNRVVWSEGMFIGTQHFQQHDRYLENLIDARSRPLSAGAWGFSELLIDQGLLAQGKLAIISARGLLPDGTPFNIPQDDLAPTPLNVDDNLRDGLVYLALPLKRAGARDTVDEGEDLGAARYVSQVCEVRDDNAPFENRAPVALGSRALRLLTEQDGIGDYAAIGVVRIKEKRADRALVLDDTYIPSLLDVIASKPLAAFRSELLGLLHQRGEALAGRVVASGAGGASEIADFMLLQLVNRAQPLIQHLSQLSPLHPERFYSELVSLAGEFSTFTASGRRPQQYPPYQHDDLALSYAPVMQALREALSMLIDSKATPIPIVEKAYGIHVAMLADKTLLDSASFILVVRADVPAETLRSRFGQQSKVGSVEHIRDLVNLQLPGIGLLPLPVAPRQLPYHAGSTYYELDRGSDHWQQLSNSGGFAFHIAGQFPGLNLAFWAIRG, encoded by the coding sequence ATGTCCTGGAACAATCGCGTGGTCTGGTCGGAAGGCATGTTCATTGGAACGCAGCACTTCCAACAGCATGACCGTTACCTGGAAAACCTCATCGACGCACGCAGCCGCCCATTGTCGGCCGGCGCCTGGGGTTTTTCCGAATTGCTGATCGACCAGGGCCTGCTGGCCCAGGGCAAGCTGGCGATCATCTCGGCGCGGGGCCTGTTGCCGGACGGCACGCCCTTCAACATTCCCCAGGATGACCTGGCGCCCACGCCGCTGAACGTCGATGACAACCTGCGCGATGGCCTGGTGTACCTGGCCTTGCCGCTCAAGCGCGCCGGCGCCCGTGACACCGTGGACGAAGGCGAAGACCTCGGCGCCGCGCGTTATGTGAGCCAGGTGTGCGAAGTGCGCGACGACAACGCACCGTTCGAAAACCGCGCGCCGGTGGCCCTTGGCTCCCGGGCCCTGCGGTTGTTGACCGAACAGGATGGCATCGGCGACTACGCCGCCATCGGTGTGGTGCGCATCAAGGAAAAACGTGCCGACCGTGCCTTGGTGCTCGACGACACCTACATCCCGTCACTGCTGGATGTCATCGCCTCCAAACCGCTGGCGGCGTTTCGCAGCGAACTGCTGGGCCTGCTGCATCAACGCGGCGAAGCCTTGGCCGGGCGGGTGGTGGCGTCCGGTGCCGGTGGCGCCTCGGAGATTGCCGACTTCATGCTGCTGCAACTGGTCAACCGCGCCCAGCCGCTGATCCAGCACCTGAGCCAGTTGAGCCCGCTGCACCCCGAGCGTTTCTACAGCGAACTGGTGAGCCTGGCCGGGGAGTTTTCCACGTTCACCGCGTCCGGGCGACGACCGCAGCAATACCCGCCGTACCAGCACGATGACTTGGCGCTCAGCTACGCGCCGGTGATGCAGGCCCTGCGCGAAGCCCTGTCGATGCTGATCGACAGCAAGGCGACGCCGATTCCGATTGTCGAGAAAGCCTACGGCATCCACGTGGCGATGCTGGCCGACAAGACCCTGCTCGACAGCGCCAGCTTCATCCTGGTGGTGCGTGCCGATGTGCCGGCCGAAACCCTGCGCAGCCGCTTCGGCCAGCAGAGCAAGGTCGGCTCGGTGGAGCACATCCGCGACCTGGTCAACCTGCAACTGCCGGGCATCGGCCTGCTGCCGTTGCCGGTGGCGCCACGGCAACTGCCGTACCACGCCGGCTCCACCTACTACGAACTCGACCGGGGCAGCGACCACTGGCAGCAGTTGAGCAACTCCGGCGGCTTTGCGTTCCACATCGCCGGCCAGTTCCCAGGGCTGAACCTGGCTTTCTGGGCGATCCGAGGATAA
- the tssJ gene encoding type VI secretion system lipoprotein TssJ, translating into MIPRFLLAVATALLLTACAKDAANPQPEEAEADTAAIELHFHAIAGLNPGATGQPAPVRVRIFELKNAATFGRSDYFALAERAQATLGADLIDQDEVLIQPGQQLSLQRDLDPATRHIGILVGYRELDQSLWRTVMNVPAREYTEYQISLDVRAVRSAVVVPPSSPAQ; encoded by the coding sequence ATGATTCCCAGGTTTTTACTCGCAGTCGCCACCGCGCTTCTGCTGACGGCGTGCGCCAAGGATGCGGCCAACCCCCAGCCCGAAGAAGCTGAGGCCGACACCGCCGCCATCGAGTTGCATTTCCATGCCATTGCCGGCCTCAACCCCGGCGCCACCGGCCAGCCGGCCCCGGTCCGGGTGCGCATTTTCGAACTGAAAAATGCCGCGACCTTTGGCCGTTCCGATTATTTCGCCCTGGCCGAACGGGCCCAGGCCACGCTGGGCGCTGACCTGATCGACCAGGACGAGGTGCTGATCCAGCCCGGCCAGCAACTGAGCCTGCAACGCGACCTCGACCCGGCCACGCGACACATCGGAATACTGGTGGGCTATCGCGAGCTGGACCAGTCGTTGTGGCGCACGGTGATGAATGTCCCGGCGCGCGAATACACCGAATACCAGATCAGCCTCGATGTGCGCGCCGTGCGCAGCGCCGTCGTCGTTCCCCCATCCAGCCCTGCCCAATAA
- the tssB gene encoding type VI secretion system contractile sheath small subunit, with product MAKQSSQKFIARNRAPRVQIEYDVELYGAEKKVQLPFVMGVMADLAGKPAEPLAAVADRKFLEIDVDNFDSRLKAMQPRVAFHVPNELTGEGNLSLDLTFESMDDFSPAAVARKVDSLNKLLEARTQLANLLTYMDGKTGAEEIIMKAIKDPALLQALASAPKPAQDQ from the coding sequence GTGGCGAAGCAAAGTTCTCAGAAATTCATCGCGCGCAACCGCGCGCCTCGAGTGCAGATCGAGTACGACGTCGAGCTCTACGGCGCCGAGAAAAAGGTCCAGTTGCCCTTCGTCATGGGCGTCATGGCCGACCTCGCCGGCAAGCCTGCCGAGCCTCTGGCTGCGGTAGCCGACCGCAAGTTCCTCGAGATCGACGTCGATAACTTCGACTCGCGCCTCAAGGCCATGCAGCCGCGCGTGGCGTTCCATGTGCCTAACGAACTGACCGGCGAAGGCAACCTGAGCCTGGACCTGACGTTCGAAAGCATGGACGACTTCAGCCCGGCGGCCGTGGCCCGCAAGGTCGACTCGCTGAACAAGCTGCTCGAAGCGCGCACCCAGTTGGCCAACCTGCTGACCTACATGGACGGCAAGACCGGCGCCGAAGAAATCATCATGAAGGCGATCAAGGACCCAGCGCTGTTGCAGGCCCTGGCGAGCGCGCCGAAGCCAGCACAGGACCAATGA
- a CDS encoding DotU family type VI secretion system protein: MSNDDRTQFMPTPGGRGADPFRPDPGRPDPARPQPAPLSMPAAPVLTGKAEGLNPLESAAGPLLALLTRLRNTIAHPAPASLRAQLLAYLRQFEERAEAAGVVRNDVLLARYALCTALDEAVLSTPWGGTSDWGKQSLLITVHNEAWGGEKVFQLLEHCLQSPRERLYLLELLYLCMCLGFEGRYRVMNDGRSQLEALRERTSAVIRSARGDYERELSPHWRGVTVARDRLAQFMPPWIAVAIGAALLLALLFGLRMKLASDAEPVFKNIHFLGEIPVQTIDRPVVQPKVVERPRLAGFLADEIRANRIAVEDAVDRSVVTIRGDELFASGSASIKDDFQPLMLRIADAVRKVKGQVLVTGHSDNRPIATLRFPSNWALSEARAQSVLQILSAKTGQPERFSAEGRSDTEPLASNATPEGRARNRRVEITVLAEGVE; encoded by the coding sequence ATGAGCAACGACGATCGTACCCAATTCATGCCGACGCCCGGTGGCCGTGGCGCCGATCCATTCCGCCCGGACCCTGGCCGTCCGGATCCGGCTCGTCCACAGCCGGCACCGCTGTCGATGCCGGCCGCGCCGGTCCTGACCGGCAAGGCCGAGGGCCTCAACCCGTTGGAAAGCGCCGCCGGCCCGCTGTTGGCCCTGCTGACGCGCCTGCGCAACACCATCGCCCACCCGGCGCCGGCCAGTTTGCGCGCGCAGCTGCTGGCCTACCTGCGCCAGTTCGAAGAGCGCGCCGAGGCCGCCGGTGTGGTGCGCAACGATGTGCTGCTGGCCCGCTACGCCTTGTGCACCGCGCTGGACGAAGCGGTGTTGAGCACGCCGTGGGGCGGCACCAGTGACTGGGGCAAGCAAAGCCTGTTGATCACCGTGCACAACGAAGCCTGGGGCGGTGAGAAGGTGTTCCAGTTGCTGGAGCATTGCCTGCAAAGCCCCCGTGAGCGCCTGTACCTGCTGGAACTGTTGTACCTGTGCATGTGCCTGGGTTTCGAGGGGCGCTACCGGGTGATGAACGACGGTCGCAGCCAACTGGAAGCGTTGCGTGAGCGCACCAGCGCGGTGATCCGCAGCGCCCGGGGCGACTACGAGCGCGAGCTGTCGCCGCACTGGCGTGGTGTCACTGTGGCCCGTGATCGACTGGCGCAATTCATGCCGCCGTGGATCGCCGTGGCCATCGGCGCGGCCTTGCTGCTGGCGCTGCTGTTCGGCCTGCGCATGAAACTGGCCTCCGATGCCGAACCGGTGTTCAAGAACATTCACTTCCTGGGCGAAATCCCGGTGCAGACCATCGACCGCCCCGTGGTGCAGCCCAAAGTGGTCGAGCGCCCACGTCTGGCAGGCTTTCTGGCCGATGAAATCCGCGCCAACCGGATTGCCGTGGAAGACGCGGTCGACCGCTCGGTGGTGACCATCCGCGGCGACGAACTGTTCGCTTCGGGCAGCGCCAGCATCAAGGACGATTTCCAGCCGCTGATGCTGCGCATCGCCGATGCGGTGCGCAAGGTCAAGGGCCAGGTCCTGGTCACCGGCCACAGCGACAATCGGCCGATCGCCACCCTGCGGTTCCCGTCCAACTGGGCGTTGTCCGAAGCGCGGGCCCAATCGGTGCTGCAAATTCTTTCGGCCAAGACCGGCCAGCCCGAGCGCTTCAGCGCCGAAGGCCGCAGCGACACCGAGCCGTTGGCGTCCAACGCCACCCCAGAGGGGCGTGCGCGCAATCGTCGGGTTGAAATCACAGTATTGGCGGAGGGGGTCGAGTGA
- the tagH gene encoding type VI secretion system-associated FHA domain protein TagH, with amino-acid sequence MPLCLTITSYHKITPGQCSEKSMDQGVMAIGRNSDNDWVLPDPERLVSGKHCVIQYKDGRYYLTDNSTNGVELVKAGVRLRKGNSEPLQDGEVIRIGDYEIQARVDFNLPVTDSNPFAESPSSFEALMGQQSAAAHVPSPIQVASPAHFQGVSAMDTLPDLFDFLAPSSVPPATQPDHVPAEQHNFRPPTPIARPSPPSVVEPVVPPSASVIPDDWDPFSDKPAPVAVAPLPVAPPPVPLPPVVEPIATPVSQPPLVDIFAEISAPPPAPVREAPVTRVETPVAPPVAPPVAPVAPVAPVPPAAPAEAAQPDLLQAFLRGAGLDQLRLDKANAEAQMESIGRSYRLMVEGLIDVLRARSSLKGEFRIQQTMIQPVENNPLKFAPNVDEALLLLLRHGNQAFMAPDAAVRDSFDDLRAHQLAVMAGVEAAIKHLLGRFEPAQLEERMAKPGGLSGIFSGSRQAQYWQQFTELYSNISREAQEDFQDLFGREFSRAYEEHSTRQRRR; translated from the coding sequence ATGCCGCTGTGTTTGACTATCACTAGTTATCACAAAATTACCCCAGGCCAGTGTTCTGAAAAGTCCATGGATCAGGGGGTGATGGCAATTGGCCGTAATTCCGATAATGACTGGGTATTACCGGACCCCGAGCGCCTGGTTTCCGGTAAACATTGCGTTATCCAATACAAAGACGGGCGTTATTATTTGACCGATAACAGCACCAATGGTGTGGAATTGGTCAAGGCTGGCGTTCGCTTGCGCAAGGGCAACAGCGAGCCCCTGCAAGACGGCGAAGTGATCCGCATTGGTGATTATGAAATCCAGGCCCGCGTCGATTTCAACCTGCCGGTCACCGACAGCAATCCGTTCGCCGAATCGCCCAGCAGTTTCGAGGCCTTGATGGGGCAGCAGAGCGCCGCGGCGCATGTGCCGTCGCCGATCCAGGTGGCCTCGCCTGCGCATTTCCAGGGCGTGTCGGCCATGGACACCCTGCCGGACCTGTTCGACTTCTTGGCCCCGAGCAGTGTCCCGCCGGCCACCCAGCCTGACCATGTCCCGGCCGAGCAACACAATTTCCGCCCGCCGACGCCAATTGCCCGGCCGAGCCCGCCCTCCGTGGTCGAGCCGGTTGTACCGCCGTCTGCCTCGGTGATTCCGGACGACTGGGACCCGTTCAGCGACAAGCCTGCACCGGTGGCGGTTGCCCCGCTGCCCGTGGCCCCGCCGCCGGTGCCGCTACCGCCAGTGGTTGAGCCGATCGCGACCCCGGTTTCGCAGCCTCCGCTCGTCGACATCTTTGCTGAAATCAGTGCACCGCCGCCGGCACCCGTGCGTGAAGCACCGGTGACCCGCGTCGAGACCCCGGTCGCACCGCCAGTTGCTCCTCCAGTTGCCCCGGTTGCTCCAGTTGCTCCAGTTCCTCCGGCCGCGCCGGCCGAGGCCGCCCAACCCGACTTGCTGCAAGCCTTCCTGCGCGGCGCCGGGCTGGATCAGTTGCGCCTGGACAAGGCCAATGCCGAAGCACAGATGGAAAGCATCGGGCGCAGTTATCGCTTGATGGTCGAAGGCCTGATCGATGTCTTGCGCGCCCGCAGCAGCCTCAAGGGTGAGTTCCGCATCCAGCAGACGATGATCCAGCCGGTGGAAAACAACCCGCTGAAGTTCGCCCCCAATGTCGATGAAGCCTTGCTGTTGCTGTTGCGCCACGGCAACCAGGCGTTCATGGCCCCGGACGCGGCGGTGCGTGACAGTTTCGATGACTTGCGGGCCCACCAACTGGCGGTAATGGCCGGTGTGGAAGCGGCCATCAAGCATTTGCTGGGGCGCTTCGAGCCGGCGCAACTGGAAGAACGCATGGCCAAGCCCGGCGGGCTTTCGGGGATTTTCAGCGGCTCGCGGCAGGCCCAGTACTGGCAGCAATTCACCGAGCTCTACAGCAACATTTCCCGGGAAGCCCAGGAGGATTTCCAGGACCTGTTCGGTCGCGAGTTCAGTCGCGCCTACGAAGAACACAGCACACGACAGCGACGCCGTTGA